A single region of the Brachypodium distachyon strain Bd21 chromosome 3, Brachypodium_distachyon_v3.0, whole genome shotgun sequence genome encodes:
- the LOC100832878 gene encoding plant intracellular Ras-group-related LRR protein 5 encodes MAGMAPATVEVVEELTRLYRELPPRPAVEDVEAAAAVLASADAEEEARLGEVAREEAARMREGVPGELLSVLREARRAAVRLHALQQRKEAAHVVELERRFKVLDGLIQRASRVLSSASSSGEGGGGGGVEQEGEVVAEETEAKRRNDVAAAPAIVEIERGNMGLGFGLEAVSSLRRHGSTGSDMVDQKLSLIQVASLIESSAKKGITELNLRGKLVDQIEWLPVSLGKLQDVTELDISENRIMALPSTIGSLRYLTKLDLHSNQLINLPDSFGELSSLIDLDLHANQLKSLPTSFGNLTSLANLDLSSNQFRILPDCLGKLTNLRRLIAETNELEELPYTIGSCMSLVELRLDFNQLKALPEAIGKLEKLEILTLHYNRIKGLPTTIGSLTRLRELDVSFNEVEGIPESICFATSLVKLNVSRNFADLRALPRSIGNLEMLEELDISSNQIRALPDSFQFLAKLRVFHADETPLEVPPREVIKLGAQAVVQYVVDMVASRGASQKETDQASFWAWLRSLFGCCKKDEELGLVAA; translated from the exons ATGGCCGGGATGGCACCGGCGacggtggaggtggtggaggagctcACGCGGTTGTACCGggagctgccgccgcggccggccgtggaggacgtcgaggcggcggcggcggtgctggcgTCAGCCGACGCGGAGGAAGAGGCGCGGCTCGGCGAGGTcgcgcgggaggaggcggcgcggatGCGGGAGGGCGTGCCCGGGGAGCTCCTCTCCGTGCTGAGGGAGGCGaggcgcgccgccgtccggctCCACGCGCTGCAGCAGCGCAAGGAGGCCGCGCACGTCGTGGAGCTCGAGAGGCGGTTCAAGGTGCTCGACGGCTTGATCCAGCGGGCGTCGCGGGTCCTGTCGtccgcttcttcttccggtgaaggaggcggcggcggtggtgtggAGCAGGAGGGGGAGGTCGTCGCGGAGGAGACGGAGGCCAAGCGGCGGAACGAcgtggccgcggcgccggcgattGTGGAGATAGAGCGCGGAAACATGGGCCTTGGCTTCGGCTTGGAGGCCGTCTCGTCGCTCCGTCGCCATGGTTCTAcag GTAGTGATATGGTGGACCAGAAACTCAGCCTTATCCAAGTGGCAAGCCTTATAGAGTCATCAGCAAAGAAAGGGATCACAGAGCTCAATCTCCGAGGGAAGCTGGTGGACCAGATCGAGTGGCTCCCTGTTTCACTTGGGAAGTTGCAAGATGTTACTGAGCTTGATATATCTGAGAATAGGATCATGGCACTCCCATCAACAATTGGTAGCCTTAGATACTTGACAAAACTTGACCTCCACTCAAACCAACTGATCAATCTGCCTGATTCATTTGGGGAACTCTCCAGCCTAATTGATCTTGATTTGCATGCAAACCAGCTTAAGTCTCTTCCTACATCATTTGGAAATCTCACAAGCCTAGCAAACCTTGACCTGAGCTCGAATCAGTTCAGGATTCTGCCAGACTGTTTAGGAAAATTGACGAACTTAAGAAGATTAATAGCTGAGACTAACGAGCTTGAAGAGCTACCCTATACTATTGGATCTTGCATGTCTCTTGTGGAGCTTAGGTTGGACTTCAATCAGTTAAAAGCCCTTCCAGAAGCTATTGGGAAGTTGGAGAAGCTAGAAATTCTCACATTACACTACAACAGAATCAAAGGCCTGCCTACAACAATTGGCTCGCTTACCAGATTGAGAGAGTTGGATGTCAGTTTCAATGAAGTTGAAGGTATCCCTGAGAGCATTTGCTTTGCGACTAGCCTTGTGAAGTTGAATGTCAGCAGGAACTTTGCTGATTTGAGAGCGCTACCAAGATCAATAGGAAATCTTGAGATGCTCGAGGAGTTGGACATCAGCAGCAACCAGATACGAGCACTGCCAGATTCATTCCAGTTCCTTGCAAAGCTTCGTGTATTTCATGCTGACGAGACTCCGCTGGAAGTACCACCAAGAGAAGTTATAAAGTTAGGGGCTCAG GCGGTTGTCCAGTATGTGGTTGATATGGTTGCTTCAAGAGGAGCAAGCCAGAAGGAAACAGATCAGGCAAGCTTCTGGGCCTGGCTTCGCTCACTGTTTGGTTGCTGCAAAAAGGATGAAGAACTGGGATTGGTTGCAGCGTAA